The Silene latifolia isolate original U9 population chromosome Y, ASM4854445v1, whole genome shotgun sequence sequence AATGTGTCTTGCCGAGAGTATTACTCCTACAAATTGCAGAATAGGCCAGGGAACATGCTTCTCAGGGCAGGCAGATGTTTGCAACAATATGTTGTAGACATGTACGTAAAGTTAGAAAATACTCGCTTAGACTTCTTCCGACACAATCAAGATACTATAAGAGCTGAATTGTATCATGGAATACTTGATACAATCGACGCTGGTGAGCAGTGCGCAGCTAATGTCGGAAGAAGAGTAACCCTAGAGATATGAAAAGAAGGTATCTAAATGCGAAACCGCCCTGGTTAACTCGCTCCGTATCATGCGCTTCATGGTGGGCCATCAGTATCCGGCTCTTAGTGCTTTGTGGGCCACATTTCTGCGAGTAACCCTAGAGATATGAAAAGAAGGTATCTAAATGCAATGTCTCTTGTGCAACGCTATGGGAAGCCAGATTTCTTTGTAACAATAACTTGCAATGCAAACTGGCCAGAAATTAAAAATGAACCTGCTCATGGAGAAGAAGCTCAGAACCGACCAGATATAGTTGCTAGGGTGTTCCGAGCTAAACTAATGGCTTTGAAGAAAAGAATTGTTGAGGATAAAATCTTTGGGGAAGTTGCTGCATATGTATATGTAGTAAAATTCCAGAAAAGAGGCCTTCCTCACGCACATCTTCTACTAATAATGAAGCCTGGCAGTAAATGAATTGTCCAGAAGATTTTGACAAGTTTGTAAGTGCTGAGATTCCTCCAGTGACGAATGAAAGCCTCCGCACAGCTATGCTGAAACATATGATGCACGGCCCATGCGGCCGCCTAGATCCCAACCGTCAATGCATGAAACACAAAAAGACGGAAGGTCAGTGCAAGTATGCGTACCCGAAGCCATTTGCAGCTGACACCACAAATAGTGATGATGGATATCCAATCTACATGCGGCGTGACACAGGAGAAAGCGCTAAGATAAGAGGCCATAACCTAAACAATCAGTGGGTTATTCCATATAATCCATATCTTCTTGATCTGTTCGACTGCCACCTAAATGTAGAAGTGTGCTCTACCATACAAGCAGTCAAGTATTTGTATAAGTACGTTTATAAAGGGCAGGACAAGATATCATTTAATGTAGCGGCAGAGGGCGAGGTACAGGTGGTCGATGAAATCGAACAGTACCAATCTGGCCGTTGGGTATCTCCGGTAGAGGCAGTTTGGTGCATCTATGGGTTCGATCTGTTTGAGATACACCCACTAGTTATGGCACTACCAGTCCATCTTCCATATATGCAATCAATCCAGCTCAGGCCTCATGAAAATTTGTCTCGTGTAGTTTCAAACGAGAAGCAAGTAAGAACACCATTGACTGAATTCTTCAGGCTTAATAGTGCTGCTACTAAGCCCGGTGATGAGCCCATCGGAAAATATCTGTGTCCCAACTTCACCGAGCACTACCGATGGGTAGGGCAGAGCAAAAActccgattatccaaactgatccgatatccgatccgaatttgATCCGAATGtctggatatctgatccgaaagttaagtttggtttggatatctgatccgaaatctttggttttggtttggatatggatattagaattaaaacatttggatatccgatccgatccgaaattatagttttctagtataatttcgagaaaataaaattttatttgatacaacaacttaattaatgtttaaaatattagagaaatatctaggtggtacttaaattttatgtcgagaacattggaataagaatactaaagaaaatcatcatgtaagactatgaatataatcgtgtttcaaacttaattttaaagtaaattctaaagtatggatatccgatggatatccgcatccgatccgattattttggatacccgaacattggatatccgaaacatttggtttggatattggatatctaacttcaggatttttaatatggatattcgatccgaactagcactttggatcaaatacccgatccgtactctgccctacCGATGGGATACGACGCAAAGGACATGGTTCAAGAGAAAAAACAAGCTGTTTGTAATTGGCAGGCTTGTATTCGTATCCCCGTCAGAAGGAGAACGATATTTCCTGAGGTTGCTACTTGCTCATGTCAAAGCACCCAAGTCTTTTGACGATCTTCGAACAGTCAACGGCCAAATTTGTTCAACATATCAAGAAGCTGCGATAAAACTTCAGTTAGTGGAGCAAGATAACATGGTGGATTTGTGCCTCAGTGAAGCAATAACTGTGCAAATGCCTGCTGCTCTCCGTCACTTATTTGCAACTGTTCTCATCTTCTGCCAGCCAAAAGACCCAGCCAGCTTGTGGGATAAGTACTACCCTTCACTTTCTGAAGATTACTCAAGAGAATACACATGTGATACCTATATTATACGAGTCCTTACAGTCCGAAAGGTGGAACAACATTTGgaagaaatgggaaaatctcTTAGATCATTTGGCTTGGGACATTTAAGCGAACCTCAAGATTCTGTACGTCAACGGACACGCGATATAACTGACACACTTAACGCACCTATACCTGAGGACTGTATGTTATGTCGTACATCATTAAACTCAGATCAACAACATGTTTTCGACGTCATAATGGAACATGTAACAGCAAACAAACCTGGAGCTTTTTTTGTGGACGGGCCTGGTGGCACCGGTAAAACATACCTTTACAACGCCTTGTATGCTTAAGTCCGGCTACTTGGAAAGATTGTTTTGCCTACAACATCATCAGGGATCGCTGCAGCAAACATACCATCGGGAAGGACCACCCATTCAAGGTTTAAACTTCCACTCGATTTAGATATTTCCCTGACTTGCAATGTGCCAAAACAAGGAATCCAAGCCGCTTTAATACGAGCAACCAGCTTCATTATATGGGATGAGGCTTCAATGGAAAGGAAGGAGACTGTCGAAGCACTTGACCAGTTGTTACGAGATTTGTGTGACAGCAATGTAATTTTGGTTGTAAGTTAATTGTGTTTGGAGGGGACTTCCATCAGGTACTCCCAGTAGTACAACATAAATCCTTGCGCGGAGTTGTCAGATCTAGCATGGTAGCCTCTGCAATCTGGCCTCAACTCACAAAGTTTCGGCTAACTGTAAATGTACGGGCCAAAACTGACCCGGAATTCTCCAGATACCTCTTGGCTCTAGGAAATGGTGAACTACAAACTGAAGAAACTGCATTAGTTGATTTACCATTTGGAATTGTGCAACATACAAATGGGAAAGAGGCCGATCTAATTAAAGCAGTTGCCGATGCAGCTTATCCAGAGGCTGATGTCAAAGCTTTGGGAGTTGATATATTTATCCACCGATCAATACTAACGCCCATAAATGAAGACGTTGATGTTTTTAACACACTTCTAATAGAAAGATTCCCAGGGCCAGCTGTTACATATAAAGGATATGACTCAATGCTCACTGATAACTGCAACATCTACCTACTGAATTTCTAAACACACTTTGTCCGGGGGGCATGAGTCCTTCTGAACTAATTCTAAAACAAAATTGTCCAGTCATTCTGCTCAGAAATCTTCTTCCATCCTCAGGTTTGTGCAATGGAACTAGGCTAATATGCAAAAGATTCATGCCAAATCTGATTGAATGTGTCATAACCAATGGCCATCACAGAGGTGAGCATGTATTTATACCGCGTATTAAAATGCAACCATCAAGCTCTGCTAATTATCCGTTCTAGTTTCAATGTAATCAGTTCCCCTTGAAACTAAGTTTTGCAATGACTATTAATAAGTCCCAAGGGAAAACATTAGACCAAGTTGCCATTTACCTTCCAAGACCTTGTTTCTCTCATGGCCAGTTGTATGTTGCTCTTTCCCGAGCTAGAGAATCAAGCAAAGTAACAGTGGTCTGTGCACCAACAGTCCAGAATCCGCTGCAATGCTCCGTGAAAAACATTGTTTCTTACGAGGTCTTAAGGCTTGCGGGCATCATATAAGTACCACATCAGCTCTTAAACATAGTTCATACAAGTTAAGTATCCCTTTTGTCTTAGCCGCAATCATATATCATAGGCATTGTATTTCTAATTTTGCAGGAGCCACTCTACCAGGCAAAATGTAACTCGCATCTGCGATATCCTGGCCTTGCTCCTTTAATGCAACCATGCTACTCAGCCAACCTATGTGCTCAAATAAGTATATGAGCCTTTGGTTGGCTAAATTGTATTAAGGAATGTATTAGTGCTTCTGAACTGTGACGGTTTTATATATGGACTTTTGCGGAATGTTTTGCACGTTTATTACCGCAT is a genomic window containing:
- the LOC141627616 gene encoding uncharacterized protein LOC141627616 produces the protein MNCPEDFDKFVSAEIPPVTNESLRTAMLKHMMHGPCGRLDPNRQCMKHKKTEGQCKYAYPKPFAADTTNSDDGYPIYMRRDTGESAKIRGHNLNNQWVIPYNPYLLDLFDCHLNVEVCSTIQAVKYLYKYVYKGQDKISFNVAAEGEVQVVDEIEQYQSGRWVSPVEAVWCIYGFDLFEIHPLVMALPVHLPYMQSIQLRPHENLSRVVSNEKQVRTPLTEFFRLNSAATKPGDEPIGKYLCPNFTEHYRWVGQSKNSDYPN
- the LOC141627617 gene encoding uncharacterized protein LOC141627617 — protein: MVDLCLSEAITVQMPAALRHLFATVLIFCQPKDPASLWDKYYPSLSEDYSREYTCDTYIIRVLTVRKVEQHLEEMGKSLRSFGLGHLSEPQDSVRQRTRDITDTLNAPIPEDCMLCRTSLNSDQQHVFDVIMEHVTANKPGAFFVDGPGGTGKTYLYNALYA